The Pseudoxanthomonas suwonensis sequence CGCGCTGCTGGCGCAGGCGCGCGCCAACCTCGATCCGGCGCGCGTGCCGAAGGTCCATGCCGAGACCGTGGCCAGGCAGAACGCCGGCATCCTGCGCATCGTCGACAACTACATCACCCCGAACCTGGACCAGTTGGGCGACGCCGACCGGCAGCGGGCGGATGCGGCGATCGAAGGCCTGAAACAGGCGGTGGCCGAGCACCAGCAATGGCTGGACGGGACCCTGGTGCCCAATGCCAGGGGCGAGTTCCGCATCGGTGCCGAGCTGTACGACCAGAAGCTGCAGTTCGCCCTGCTGTCCTCGCTGTCGCGCGCGGAGATCAAGCAGCGCGCCGAGGCCGAACTGGCGCGCGTGCGCGGGGAGATGTACGGCATCGCCCAGCAGGTGCTGGCCGGCAGGCCGGACGCGCCCGAACTGCCCGGGAACCCCACCCCCGCGCAGCAGCAGGCGGCGATCGAGGCGGCGCTGGAACTGGCCTACGCCGAGCGCCCGGCGCGCGACCGGGTCGTGGCCGACGCCCAGGCCGCCCTTGATCGCGCCACCGAGTTCGTCCGCGCCAAGGATCTGGTGACCTTGCCCGACGCGCCGGTGGAGATCATCGAGATGCCCGAGTTCCAGCGTGGCGTGGCGGTGGCCTATGCCGACTCGCCCGGGCCGCTGGACAAGAACCTGAAGACCTTCTACGCGGTCTCGCCGATTCCGGAGGACTGGAGCCAGGCGCAGGTCGACTCGTTCCTGCGCGAATACAACTCGCGCATGATCGAACTGCTGAGCATCCACGAGGGCACCCCGGGCCACTACCTGGAAGGCTGGCACTCGGCCAAGTTCCCCTCGACTCTGCGCGCGGTGCTGCGCTCGGGCATGTTCGCCGAGGGCTGGGCGGTCTACACCGAGAAGATGATGGCCGACGCCGGCTACCTGGACAACGACCCGCTGTTCCGCCTGGTGCAGCTGAAGTTCTACCTGCGCACGATCGCCAACGCGATCCTCGACCAGGGCGTGCACGTGGACGGCTGGACCCGCGAGCAGGCGATGGACCTGATGGTCAACCAGACCTTCCAGCAGGAGAGCGAGGCGGCCGGCAAGTGGACCCGCGCGCAGCTCACCTCCGCGCAGCTGCCGACCTACTTCGTCGGCGTGCAGGAGCACTTCGACACGCGCGCGGCGGTCGAGCAGAAACTGGGCGCGGACTTCGACCTGAAGGCCTACCACGACCAGGTGCTGTCCTACGGCGCCCCGCCGGTGCGCTTCGTGCGCCAGCTGATGCTGGACGAGCCGATCAAGTAGGCATTGATGGTGCCGGCCTGGATGCCGGCAGACGGGATCCCTGGTTCGGGCGGCCCGGCGGAAATTCCGCCGGGTCGTTTCCCTTGGCCACTCCCCGCGCTTCTGCGTCGGTTTCTGTAGGAGCTGACTTCAGTCGGCGACACGGGCGTCGGGACCATGAGGGAGTCGCCTGTGCCGACGGCGTCGCGTCGCCGACTGAAGTCAGCTCCTACATGAAGAGCAATCGCGCCGGCAACCTCAGCGCACCGGCTTCAGCACCAGGTCGTGGAAGTCGAAGCTGAAGTCGGTCAGGTCCGAGGCCGCCTCCATCCGTGCCTCGCGCACCTTGCCGTCGGCGTCGAGCACGAAGGTGACGAAGGCGTCGCCATTGAGCGTGCGGTCGTCCCACTTCACCAGGAAGGTGTCGTGCTGCCAGTGCTGCATCGTGCCGGCGAGCAGCGGGCTGGGCTTGAACCGCATCCGCAGCCGGGAACCGTCCTGCGCCACTTCCACGTCGCCGTACCAGGCGTCGCGGTAGGTCCCCGCATATCCGGACAGCGGCAGCGACGGCTTCGAGCGCGGGTCACGCGCGGCCACGCGCTCCTGCCATGCGGCATCGGCCTTCGCCCTGGTCTTCGCGGCCGATGCGGCATAGGCGGCAATCCAGTCGGTGCGCTGCGCCGGCTGCAGGAACGCGTCGAGGATCTGCAGGGTCAGCGCGTTGAACGCACCGCCGACCTCCTGGTTGGTCAGCACCACGATGCCCAGGTCGCGGCCGGGCACCAGGGTGACCCGCGAGACCATGCCCGGCCAGCCGCCGGTGTGCCAGACCAGCTTCTCGCCGCGGAAGGTCGAGGTGATCCAGCCCTCGCCGTAGCCGAGGAAGTCCGGCCTGGCCGGCGCCAGTTCCGGCACCGACGGCTCGGGGATGTTCATCGGCGAGTGCAACGACCACATCGCCTTGTGCCGCTGCGGCGAGAACAGGCGCTGCTCGCGTCCCTGCGCGTCGGTGTAGCTGCCGCCGGCCAGCTGCGCCTGCATCCAGCGGGTCATGTCGTGCACGCTGGAGTACAGGCCGCCGGCGCCGGCGGCGTTGTGCCAGGTCAGCGGGAAGGTCGTGCGCAGGTCGGTGAAGTCGGCCCTGGCGTGCCCGGTGGCCGCGTTGTCGCCCGGCCGCAGCGCGTCGGCGTTGAAGCGGGTATCGGCCATGCCCAGCGGGTCGAAGAAGCGCTGCTGCAGGAACTGCGCGTAGGACTGGCCCGAGGCCTGCTCGATCACCAGGGTGGCGGCCGCGTAGAGGATGTTGTCGTAGGCGTAGCGCTCGCGCAGTCCGGTCTTCAGCGGCACGTCCTTCAGCCGTTGCACCACCTCCTCGGTGCTGTAGCCGCTGCCTGGCCAGAACAGCAGGTCGCCGGCGCCCAAGCCCAGGCCGCTGCGGTGGGTCAGCAGGTCGCGGAGGCGCATCTCCCGGGTCACGTACGGGTCCGACATGCGAAACCACGGCAGGTGGTCGACCACCCGGTCGTCCAGTGACAGCTTGCCCTCGTCGGCCAGGATCGACAGCGACGCGGCGGTGAAGGCCTTGGTGTTGGAAGCGATCGCGAACAGGGTGCGCTCGTCCACCGGCGCCGGCCTGCCCAGTTCGCGCACGCCCCAGCCGCGCTCCAGCAGCACCTGGCCGTCCTTGACCACGGCTATCGCGATGCCCGGCACCTCGAAGCGCTCGCGCACCTGTTCGACCCAGGCGTCCAGTTCGGCCGGATCGAGCGCGGCGGCATCCGACGCTGCAACGGTCGCCGGCGTATCGGCTGCGATGCCCGGCAATGGCGCCAGCAGGGACAGGCCGAGCACGAGCAGGCAGCGGAACGACGGGGAAGGCAGGCGCATGGGGCGGGATCCGGAAGGCATGAAGGGCCGATTCTAGGGGCTGCGCAACGGGACGACGCAGTGACGGAAGCCGGGACCCTCCGGCCGGCATCCGGGCCGCCCGTCCCTCCGGCTCACCGCCGCTTTACACGGTGCCGCCCACGCTGGCCCCCGTCCTGTTCCCGACCGCCTGCGGAGATCGACCCATGCCCCTTCCGGCCACGACCAGCAGCACCATCATCCCCTGCCTGCGCTACCGCGACGCCCACGCCGCCATCGAATGGCTGTGCCGCGCCTTCGGCTTCGAGAAGCACGCCGTCTACGCCGACGGCGACACCGTCCACCACGCGCAGCTGACCTGGGGCAACGGCATGCTCATGCTCGGCTCGGCCCACACCGTCAGCGAATGGAGCGAACAGATCGTCCAGCCCGACGAGATCGGGATGCGCGAGACGCAGAGCCCCTGCGTGATCGTCGCCGACGCCGACGCGCATTACGCCCGGGCGAAGGCCGCCGGCGCCGCCATCGTCCAGGACATCGCCGACCAGGACTATGGCGGGCGCGGGTACTCGTGCCGGGATGTGGAAGGGCATCTTTGGTGGTTCGGCAGCTATGACCCATGGAAGGATTGAAGCCACGCCAGCCAACGATTTCCGCAGCGCGCGGCGGCGCGTTCTTCCGCACTGGCCACTCAGACCACATCAGGGCACGGTTCGACAGCCATGCCCCCTGGAAGGACTGAGATCGCGCCGGTTACCTGATTCCGCAGCGCATGGCGGCGCGTTCCTCTCACTCTTGCCGTCATCCCCGCGAAGGCGGGGATCCAGTGACTTCAGGCCATTGCAGGCGAATCACTCTGCAACCGCCATCCGGACCACATGATGGCGCGACAGGGCGCGCGCCACGGCGGCTATGATCCGCGACAGGAAAGTCGATAGCGACCACCCATGCACGACCTGTTCGCCCCCGCTCCCTCCACCGCTCCCGCCACGCGCATCCACGTCGGCATCGGCGGCTGGACCTATGCGCCATGGCGCGGCGGCGCGTTCTATCCGCCCGGGCTGGTGCAACGCCGCGAGCTGGAGTACGCCAGCCGCCAGCTGACCGCGATCGAGATCAATGGCACCTACTACGGCACGCAGAAGCCGGACACGTACGCGAAATGGCGCGACGAAACTCCGGCCGGCTTCATGTTCACCGCCAAGGCGCCGAAGCGGATCATGGCCAGCCGCAGCCTGGCCGGCACCGGCGCGCAGATCGACGACTTCGTCGGCGGCATCGCCACGCTTGGCGACCGGCTCGGTGCGCTGCTGTGGCAGTTCGACCGCGGCCAGGCGCCGGCGCTGGACCAGCTGGCCGCGTTCCTGCAACTGCTGCCCGCACAGGCGGATGGGCGGCGCCTGCGCCACGCACTGGAGCTGCGCGACCCGGCCGTGTTCGACCGCGACCTGCTGGCGCTGCTGCGCGAGCGCAACGTGTCGCTGGTGTTCGCCGGCTCGGACGAACATCCTTCCTTCGACGACCTCACCGCCGACTTCGTCTATGCGCGCCTGATGCGCGCCCGGACCGGGCTGGCGCAGGGCTACCCGGACGCGGAACTGGACGCCTGGGCGCGCCGCGCCCGCGACTGGGCCGAGGGCGGCGATCCGGACGACCTGCCGCACGTGGCCACCCCGCAACCGGACGCGAAGGCACGCGAAGTGTTCGTGTTCTTCATCGCCAGCGCGAAGGAGCGCAACCCCGCCGCAGCCCAGGCGCTGATCCAGCGTCTGTAGGAGCACAGCTTGCTGGCGACACGGGCGTCGGAAACATGCGGACGTCACCTGGGTCGACGGCGTCGGGTCGCCGGCTGAACCCGGCTCCTACAACAACCACGGCGCCGCCGCTCTTCTGTAGGAGCTGACTTCAGTCGGCGACACGGGCGTCGGAATCATGAAGGCGTCGCCTGAGCCGACGGCGTCGCGTCGCGGGCAAGCCCGGCTCCTACAGAAAGCGGGATTCCGTGCGAGGATGCGGCCATGGCCGACGGATTCCGGCGCACGCCCGCCTCCTCCCGCTATGCGCTGGTCCTGCTCGGCCTGTTCGCCGCGGTCTGGATCGCGCTGGCGATCTCGCCCTGGTACCGCCAGGACTGGGCACTGGAGAACGTGCTGGTGGTGGTGGCCGTGCCGGTGCTGGCTTGGGGCTGGCGCCGGATGCCGCTGACCCGGCTCAGCTACACTTGCCTGTTCGTGTTCGGCGTGCTGCACGAGATCGGCGCGCACTACACCTACGCCGAAGTGCCCTACGACGCCTTCTTCCAGAGCACCTTCTGGTTCTCACTGGACGCCGCGCTCGGTCTTGAGCGCAACTCCTTCGACCGGCTGGTGCATTTCCTCTATGGCGCGCTGGTGACTCCGGCCTGCATCGAACTGCTCGACCGGGTCGCGCCGCCGCGGGGGATCTGGCGCTACGTGCTGCCGGTCAGTTTCATCATGTCGCACTCGCTGCTGTTCGAGATGTTCGAGTGGCTGGCCGCCAGCGTGTTCGGCGGCGACCTTGGCCAGGCCTACCTCGGCACCCAGGGCGATGAATGGGACGCGCAGAAGGACATGCTGATGGCCACCCTCGGCTCGGCGCTTACGGTATGCGTGCTGGGCATGCGCGGCTGGCTCGCGCCGCGCGTGTAGGAGCCGGGCCTGCCCGCGACGCGACGCCGTCGGCGCAGGCGACGCCCCCGCGGCTCCCAAAATGGGGTCAGGTTCATTTTTCCGCGACTTTCCGACACGGCCATTGGGACGGGAAAATGAACCTGACCCCATTTTGGCGGGCACGGGCGAAAACCCATCTGGTTCCGACGCCCGTGTCGCCAGCAAGCTGGGCTCCTACGAATGCGGCATCAGGGTGCGCGCGGCTTCGTACGCGTCATGGCCGTACGCGGCCACCCATGCTGACGAGCCCACGCACGCAACCCGCCGGCGCCGGGCGATAATGCGCCCATGCCGATGACCGACCGCGCCCGCGCGCAACTCCAGATCCATTTCTGCGTCCTGTTGTGGGGCTTTACCGCGATCCTCGGCAAGCTGATCAGCCTGGCGGCGCTGCCGCTGGTGTGGTGGCGCATGCTGCTGGTGGTCGCGGCGCTGGCGCTGGTGCCGCGGGTATGGCGCGGTCTGAGCACCCTGCCGCCGCGGCTGGCGCTGGCCTACGCCGGGATCGGCGTGCTGGTCGCGCTGCACTGGCTGACCTTCTACGGCGCGATCAAGCTGGCCAACGCCTCGGTGGCCGCCACCTGCATCGCGCTGGCCCCGGTGTTCACCGCGGTGATCGAGCCGTGGGTGGCGCGACGCCCGTTCCGCCTGCGCGAACTGGTGCTGGGCGTGGCGGTGCTGCCGGGCGTGGCGCTGGTGGTGGGCGGGGTGCCCGACGGCATGCGCCTGGGCGTGGCGGTGGGTGCGCTGTCGGCGTTGCTGGTGGCGGTGTTCGGCTCGCTCAACAAGCGCCTGGTCGAACACGCCGACCCGCTGACCGTGACCGCGGTCGAGCTCGGCGCCGGCACCCTGGCCCTGACCGCGCTGGCACCGCTGATGCCGCTGCTGCTGCCGGCCTTCGCCGGCGACCTGCTGGTACTGCCCGGGCTGCGCGACGGCGCGTTGCTGCTGGTGCTGGCGCTGGGCTGCACGCTGCTGCCGTTCGTGCTTGGGCTGGTCGCGCTCCGCCACCTCAGCGCCTACACGGTGCAGCTGGCGACCAACCTGGAGCCGGTCTACGCGATCGTGCTGGCCGCGGTGCTGCTGGGCGAGCAGCGTGAATTGACCCCGCTGTTCTACCTGGGCGTGGCGGTCATCCTGTTCGCGGTGTTCCTCGACCCGTTGCTGGCCCAGCGCGGACGCCGACCGCCCACGGACGAGGTGCAGCATCCGGAGGTACTGGGCACCTCCGAGGCCAAGCAACTGGTGGACTGAGCCGAAGGCCTCGTGCCGAACGGCGTGCTCAGTCCGCGGCCTCGACCCGGTCGCGTCCGCCGCGCTTGGCCCGGTACAGCGCCTCGTCGGCGCGCGCGATCGCCTCGCCCGCCGTCTCGCCCGGCCGGTACTGGGCGACGCCCAGGCTGCCGCTGACCACGATCCCCACCGGCAGCACCGCGATGCCCTGGCGCAGGAACTCGCACTGCAGCCGCGCCTGGTCGAGCGCGGTATCGGGCATCAGCACCGCGAACTCCTCGCCGCCGTAGCGCGCGGCCATGCCGGCCGCGGCGAAGTGCGATTTCAGCAGCGTGGCGACTTCGGCCAGCACGCGGTCGCCCTCGGCGTGCCCGTTGACGTCGTTGATCGTCTTGAAGTGGTCCAGGTCCAGCAGCGCCACCGACAGCGGCAGGCCCTCGCGGTCGGCGCGCTCGATCGCCGCGCCCAGGGCCACAGTGAAGGCACGCCGGTTCGGCAGGCCGGTCAGCGGGTCGGTGCGGGTCTGCTCGGCCAGGTCCGCGTTCTGCTGCTCCAGCAGGTCCGAGTATTGCGCCAGCTGCTGCTCGTACCAGTCGCGGTCGCGCATGTGCCGGTCCAGCGCGCGGGTGGCGCCGCGCAACTCGATCAGGTGCGCGGCCTGCCGCGCCAGCGCGCGCAGCGCGTCGGCCTGGGCCTCGCTCAGCGTGCCAGGCCGGCTGTCGAACACGCACAGGCTGCCCAGCGCCATGCCGTCACCGTCCAGCAGCGGGATACCGGCGTAGAAGCGCACGCCCAGCTCGCCGGTGACCGCCGGATGGCCGGCGAAACGCGTGTCCTGCAGGGTGTCCTCGACCAGCATGAGCCGCTGCGGCTCGAGGATGGCATGCGCGCAGAAGGACTCCTCGCGCGGGGTCTCCATGAGGTCGAAGCCCTGCCGGGCTTTGAACCACTGCCGGTCCTCGTCGACCAGCGTCACCGCGCCCATGGCGGTGCCGGAGACGGAGGTGGCCAGCTTCACCAGATCGTCGAAGGCCTGCTCGCGCGGCGTGTCCAGTAGACGGGTCGCGCGCAGCGCGGCCAGGCGTTCGGATTCGTTGTCCGGTTTGGCGGGTCTGAGCATGCGTGCCCCGGGATGGTCGGCGACAGTATGCCCGCGTCCTCCCGGCTTCCGGTACCGGCCGCCGTGCCACGGCGGTTCGACGCGGAAGCCGTGGCGTGGCATCGCCGGCCGGAAAGGCACCGGCCGTCCTCGCGACGCCGGAAACTGCGAATCGCGCGCACCACCGGCCACCTGTGGCGGCCGGCATCGCGCCGGCTCAATGGACCACCAGCACCGGCACCGGGCTCAGGGCGATGACCTTCTGTGTCACCGAACCGATCAGCAGGCTCTTCAGTGCGCCCTTGCCGTGGCTGCCGATCACGATCAGGTCGGCCTTCACCGCCTTGGCCTCGGCCAGCAGGGTCGGCGCGACCTCGCCGACCGCCTTGCGCTCCTCGAACGCCAGGCGGGTACGGGCGAGCAGCGGACGCAGCGGTTCCAGCGCCAGCTCCGACTGGCGGTCGTAGTAGCGCCCAGGGCCGGCCTTGCCGAACTCCTTCTCCGCCGCCTTCGACAGCCGCGGAGCCACATGCACCACGTACAGCTCCGGCGTGGCCTTCAGTTGCTTGGCCAGCTTCGCCACGCGACGGACCACCGCCGCACCCACCGCACTGTCGTCCACCGCCAGCAGGATCTTCATCGCGTCGCCTCCGGTTCCATCGTTGCCTGTGCGAGACGATGGTAATGCCGCCGCGGGCGGCCTGGAATGATCCGGATCAATCCGGCGGCGGTTACCAGTCCCGGTGCTCGGGCAGCAGGCCGCGCAGCTCGGCGTCGGTCAGGTTGCGCCACTGGCCGGGCTTGAGCGCGCCCAGCTTGATGTTGTCGATCCGCACCCGGCGCAACTGGGTCACGCGGTAGTCGAAGGCCGCGGCCATCAGCCGGATCTGCCGGTTCAGGCCTTGCTCCAGGACGATGCGGAAGCCGAACCTGGCGATCCGCGCGGTGCGGCACGGCAGGGTCGTCTGGCCGTGGATGCGCACGCCGCGGGCCATGCCGCGCAGGAACTCGTCGCTGACCGGCTTGCTGACCGCGACCAGGTATTCCTTCTGGTGGCGATTCTCCGCGCGCAGGATCTGGTTGACGATGTCGCCGTTGCTGGTCAGCAGGATCAGGCCTTCCGACTCCTTGTCCAGGCGCCCGATCGGGAAGATCCGCTGCTCGTGGCCGACGAAGTCGACGATGTTGCCGTCCACCGCCGACTCGGTGGTGCAGGTGATGCCGACCGGCTTGTTCAGCGCGATGTAGACGTGGCGGCGCCTGCCGGCCTTGGCCGTGCGCGCCTTCAGCGGCTGGCCGTCGACCAGCACCGTATCGCCCTCGCCCACCACCGCGCCCATCCCGGCCGGCTGGCCGTTGACGGTGACGCGGCGCTCGGCGATCAGGCGGTCGGCCTCGCGGCGGGAACAGAAGCCGGATTCGGCGATGTGCTTGTTGAGGCGGACGGTCATGGCGCCATTATCGGCGACGGACGCGCCCTGCGTCCGCAGGACGCGCCGGGGCGGCTCAGCCGGCAGTCTTCTTCGCGCGCCGCGACTCGCGCTTGAGCGGCCCGCCGACCGGGCAGATCTCGAAGGCGAACTGGGTCAGGGTATTGACCAGGCTGTCGGGCACCAGCCGGTAGACCACGTACTGGCCGCGGCGCTCGCTGGCGACCAGCCCGGCGTTCTCGAGCACGGCCAGGTGCCGCGACACCGCCGGCGCGCTCATCTCGAAGCGCGCGGCGATGTCGCCTGCCGGCAACTCCTGCTCGGACAGGTAGGCCAGGATCTGCCGGCGCGGGCCGGAGGCGAGGGCTTCGAAGATCTTGTCGGTGCTCATCGGTTCACTGCGCGGGGTGCCCTGGCTGGCGCGGGAGGAAGCCGCGTTGCCGCCGGGCATCCGCCTGCCGTTGAAAGTATCGCCAGCCGTACCAGAACGCCAGCGCACTGGCGATCCCGACCAGACCGAAGACCGCCACCGATTCCAGCCACGACAGCCAGCCGTAGAGGGTCGGCACGCCGTCGCGCTGCATTTCCACGAAGCGGCCGTGCCAGCTGGTCGAGTACGACGACCCGGGCGCGCCGCCGCGCCACGGCCAGCCGGCCATGCCGACCAGCAACGCCCCGGCCACGAAGCCGGCGACGGACAGGGTCCTGGCGGACAGCCACCCGAACCGGCGCAGCAGCAGGAACGCGGGCAGGCCGAGCAGCAGCGCATGCAGGAAGGTCACGAGGACCGATATCCCCAGCACCACCAGCATTCCCTCCACCTGCGCCGCTGCCGTGGGGACTTCACCGCTTCCGATCAGGAACACCAGCAGCAGCACCGGGAATACCAGCGCCGACGCCAGCAGGCCGGCGAACACGGCCGGCCAGTGCAGGCGGCCGGCCGCGCCTTGTGCCACGGCCGACTGCTTCACCCGGGTGCCGGGCCGCCCCACTCAGCGTCCCTCGCGCGGCAGCGGCGGCATCGCGGCCGGCAGCGGCAGGGCCTGGACGGCTTCCTGGTCCTGCGCCCAGTGGGCGACCGTGCGGCCGTAGCGAGCGATCATCGCCATGTTGAAGAAGTGCATCGCGCCCAGCACCAGCACCGACAGGCCGACCTTGCCGGCCACGTACGGGATCATCGAGGCCATCGCCTTCTGCTCGTTCCAGCCGTCCATGCGCAGGGCGATGAAGCCGATGTTGACCAGATAGAAGCCGACCACCAGCAGGTGGTTGGTCGACTTGGCCAGTTGCGCGTCCTGGCCGAAGCACTTGACCAGGAACACCTCGCCGTTCTTCGACAGGGTGCGCGCCACCCAGACGGTCATGGCGATGGAAATGCCCAGGTACAGCAGGTAACCGAGTTCCAGGATCATGGCGACGCTCCTTCAGGTTGGCTTCGGGTTGAATGTTTGCTTATTTAACTAAAATGCTAATTGCTTAATTGAGCAAGTCAAGCCCCGCCTGCCAGCTGGCCGACGAACGGCAGGATCCGGTGGAAAAAAAAGCAGGCCGGCCCCTGGGGGCCGGCCTGTGGGAAGCATTGCCGGATGCGGCCGGCAGGCGATGCCGGATCAGCCGTGCGGCTTCGGCGGTCCCTTGCGGTGCGGCTTGGCGGGGCCACCCGGCTTGCCGCCGAACTTGCCCGGACGGGCGCCGCCATGCGGCCGGAACTTGCCCTTCGGCGCCTGCGCCGAGGGCGCGTGGCTGCCGTCCCAGCGGCTGATCCGCAGCTGCTGGCCGACCACCCAGGCCTTCTGCAGGTGGATCATGATTTCCGGCGGCATGCCCTCGGGCAGGTCGAGGATCGAGTGGTCGTCATGGATGTCGATGCGGCCGATGAAGCGGCTTTCCAGTCCGGCCTCGTTGGCGATCGCGCCGACGATGTTGCCGGGCTTGACCCCGTGCATGTGGCCGACCTCGACCCGGTAGGTCTCCATGCCCTGCTCGGGCGGCGAACGCGGCGGCTTGGCCGCGCGCGGCGGGCGCGACCCGAAATCGGACGCGTCGTGCGTCCGCGGCGGACGCGCTCCGGAACCGTCGGCGTCGCCTGCCGCCGGATCGCGCGGCGCGCGCGTGCCGGGCCCCGGACGCGCCGCCCGCTCGCGCGGCTCGCGCTCGAAACGCGGCTCGAAGCGCGGCGGCGGCTCGGAGGCGTCCAGCAGCAGCGGCGTGCCGCCCTGCAGCAGCTTGGCCAGCGCCGCGGCGACTTCCGAGGACGGCACGTCGTGCTCGCCCGCATAGCGGTCCATCAGCTCGCGGTACGGCTCCAGCCCGCCGGTTTCCAGCGTGCCGGAGATCTTCTCGAAGAAGCGCGCGACACGGCGATCGTTCACCGCCTCGACCGACGGCAGGCGCATCTCCTCGATCGGCTGCCGGGTGGCGCGCTCGATCGCGCGCAGCATGCCCTTCTCGCGCGGGGTGACGAACAGGATCGCCTCGCCGCTGCGCCCGGCACGGCCGGTGCGGCCGATCCGGTGCACGTAGCTTTCGGTGTCGTACGGGATGTCGTAGTTCAGCACGTGGCTGATCCGTTCCACGTCCAGCCCGCGCGCGGCCACGTCGGTGGCCACCAGCACGTCCAGCT is a genomic window containing:
- a CDS encoding DUF885 domain-containing protein, whose product is MRHTLLAVALLASLAACQKAESPTAPAGTSTVAAADTAADAAFADLSQRALDGWLRSSPVRATRIGEHRYDSELDDLGDDSRRERLAFARTILAELEAMDIAGLSRENQVDATILRNQLRYELWIGETLQSWATDPQIYNSLAGSAIYGLMAREFAPLPERLQSATARMEKIPALLAQARANLDPARVPKVHAETVARQNAGILRIVDNYITPNLDQLGDADRQRADAAIEGLKQAVAEHQQWLDGTLVPNARGEFRIGAELYDQKLQFALLSSLSRAEIKQRAEAELARVRGEMYGIAQQVLAGRPDAPELPGNPTPAQQQAAIEAALELAYAERPARDRVVADAQAALDRATEFVRAKDLVTLPDAPVEIIEMPEFQRGVAVAYADSPGPLDKNLKTFYAVSPIPEDWSQAQVDSFLREYNSRMIELLSIHEGTPGHYLEGWHSAKFPSTLRAVLRSGMFAEGWAVYTEKMMADAGYLDNDPLFRLVQLKFYLRTIANAILDQGVHVDGWTREQAMDLMVNQTFQQESEAAGKWTRAQLTSAQLPTYFVGVQEHFDTRAAVEQKLGADFDLKAYHDQVLSYGAPPVRFVRQLMLDEPIK
- a CDS encoding serine hydrolase, which gives rise to MRLPSPSFRCLLVLGLSLLAPLPGIAADTPATVAASDAAALDPAELDAWVEQVRERFEVPGIAIAVVKDGQVLLERGWGVRELGRPAPVDERTLFAIASNTKAFTAASLSILADEGKLSLDDRVVDHLPWFRMSDPYVTREMRLRDLLTHRSGLGLGAGDLLFWPGSGYSTEEVVQRLKDVPLKTGLRERYAYDNILYAAATLVIEQASGQSYAQFLQQRFFDPLGMADTRFNADALRPGDNAATGHARADFTDLRTTFPLTWHNAAGAGGLYSSVHDMTRWMQAQLAGGSYTDAQGREQRLFSPQRHKAMWSLHSPMNIPEPSVPELAPARPDFLGYGEGWITSTFRGEKLVWHTGGWPGMVSRVTLVPGRDLGIVVLTNQEVGGAFNALTLQILDAFLQPAQRTDWIAAYAASAAKTRAKADAAWQERVAARDPRSKPSLPLSGYAGTYRDAWYGDVEVAQDGSRLRMRFKPSPLLAGTMQHWQHDTFLVKWDDRTLNGDAFVTFVLDADGKVREARMEAASDLTDFSFDFHDLVLKPVR
- a CDS encoding VOC family protein, with protein sequence MPLPATTSSTIIPCLRYRDAHAAIEWLCRAFGFEKHAVYADGDTVHHAQLTWGNGMLMLGSAHTVSEWSEQIVQPDEIGMRETQSPCVIVADADAHYARAKAAGAAIVQDIADQDYGGRGYSCRDVEGHLWWFGSYDPWKD
- a CDS encoding DUF72 domain-containing protein — translated: MHDLFAPAPSTAPATRIHVGIGGWTYAPWRGGAFYPPGLVQRRELEYASRQLTAIEINGTYYGTQKPDTYAKWRDETPAGFMFTAKAPKRIMASRSLAGTGAQIDDFVGGIATLGDRLGALLWQFDRGQAPALDQLAAFLQLLPAQADGRRLRHALELRDPAVFDRDLLALLRERNVSLVFAGSDEHPSFDDLTADFVYARLMRARTGLAQGYPDAELDAWARRARDWAEGGDPDDLPHVATPQPDAKAREVFVFFIASAKERNPAAAQALIQRL
- a CDS encoding DUF2238 domain-containing protein; translated protein: MADGFRRTPASSRYALVLLGLFAAVWIALAISPWYRQDWALENVLVVVAVPVLAWGWRRMPLTRLSYTCLFVFGVLHEIGAHYTYAEVPYDAFFQSTFWFSLDAALGLERNSFDRLVHFLYGALVTPACIELLDRVAPPRGIWRYVLPVSFIMSHSLLFEMFEWLAASVFGGDLGQAYLGTQGDEWDAQKDMLMATLGSALTVCVLGMRGWLAPRV
- a CDS encoding DMT family transporter codes for the protein MPMTDRARAQLQIHFCVLLWGFTAILGKLISLAALPLVWWRMLLVVAALALVPRVWRGLSTLPPRLALAYAGIGVLVALHWLTFYGAIKLANASVAATCIALAPVFTAVIEPWVARRPFRLRELVLGVAVLPGVALVVGGVPDGMRLGVAVGALSALLVAVFGSLNKRLVEHADPLTVTAVELGAGTLALTALAPLMPLLLPAFAGDLLVLPGLRDGALLLVLALGCTLLPFVLGLVALRHLSAYTVQLATNLEPVYAIVLAAVLLGEQRELTPLFYLGVAVILFAVFLDPLLAQRGRRPPTDEVQHPEVLGTSEAKQLVD
- a CDS encoding sensor domain-containing diguanylate cyclase, which encodes MLRPAKPDNESERLAALRATRLLDTPREQAFDDLVKLATSVSGTAMGAVTLVDEDRQWFKARQGFDLMETPREESFCAHAILEPQRLMLVEDTLQDTRFAGHPAVTGELGVRFYAGIPLLDGDGMALGSLCVFDSRPGTLSEAQADALRALARQAAHLIELRGATRALDRHMRDRDWYEQQLAQYSDLLEQQNADLAEQTRTDPLTGLPNRRAFTVALGAAIERADREGLPLSVALLDLDHFKTINDVNGHAEGDRVLAEVATLLKSHFAAAGMAARYGGEEFAVLMPDTALDQARLQCEFLRQGIAVLPVGIVVSGSLGVAQYRPGETAGEAIARADEALYRAKRGGRDRVEAAD
- a CDS encoding universal stress protein — encoded protein: MKILLAVDDSAVGAAVVRRVAKLAKQLKATPELYVVHVAPRLSKAAEKEFGKAGPGRYYDRQSELALEPLRPLLARTRLAFEERKAVGEVAPTLLAEAKAVKADLIVIGSHGKGALKSLLIGSVTQKVIALSPVPVLVVH
- a CDS encoding pseudouridine synthase; this encodes MTVRLNKHIAESGFCSRREADRLIAERRVTVNGQPAGMGAVVGEGDTVLVDGQPLKARTAKAGRRRHVYIALNKPVGITCTTESAVDGNIVDFVGHEQRIFPIGRLDKESEGLILLTSNGDIVNQILRAENRHQKEYLVAVSKPVSDEFLRGMARGVRIHGQTTLPCRTARIARFGFRIVLEQGLNRQIRLMAAAFDYRVTQLRRVRIDNIKLGALKPGQWRNLTDAELRGLLPEHRDW
- a CDS encoding ArsR/SmtB family transcription factor; the protein is MSTDKIFEALASGPRRQILAYLSEQELPAGDIAARFEMSAPAVSRHLAVLENAGLVASERRGQYVVYRLVPDSLVNTLTQFAFEICPVGGPLKRESRRAKKTAG